One window from the genome of Bernardetia sp. encodes:
- a CDS encoding DUF3857 domain-containing protein, whose translation MKKNKFSVLSITLLASFLLSFSAWADKDNHEYANYDWEENRERNEIPAHLKDEVSIVFLDKNMIEYFYSPSDDQVILYKTHHAIRWLGSTDAVERFNAIFIPLGEGTLEKLKVRSISPNGKVVISNQDELKEIKDEESGRGYKMFAIEGIEKGSEIEYFYTTKETVFGGNQEGREFLQTGTPTKNVHFELITPSFLQFEAKSYNGLPDAELKEDTNSEKTIQTIKLDSVAPLLGEPFAYADPNRMRVDYKLAYNLAASSNQRFYTWSDAARQIYSVFCQTRDKKEEKALKKIYKEIGIKGKESEEERIRKIENYLKVKVQGTESPTPAFSNIEEIEKSKIANERGLVRLFTTLFELAEVDYELILTSDRSEVRFDGDFDYWGNMREFLIYFPNTKKYLSPATPLYRYGIVPDTWTATDGLFIRRMKVGDNVFGMGTVRKIQPLEGDKNFSNINLKMKFNEDMDAVKADLKYSFGGLSAVGIQPIIPYLSGEKRDEMLENVLRGLSEDAEFENIELENEKMNTDLLENEFAIKTNFESKSWIEKAGNKYLFTIGKCIGPQSELYQEKERKLAVENGHNRIYDRTLVFDIPEGYTVKNLDDLKLNVVFDDGGKKNCGFVSDYKQEGNTITVDIFEYYYEIYLPLEDFEEYRKVINAAADFNKIVLVLEKE comes from the coding sequence ATGAAAAAAAATAAATTCAGTGTACTTTCAATAACCTTACTTGCATCTTTTTTATTATCCTTTTCAGCTTGGGCAGATAAAGATAATCACGAATATGCCAATTATGACTGGGAGGAAAATAGAGAAAGAAACGAAATTCCTGCTCACTTGAAAGATGAAGTTTCAATCGTTTTTTTAGATAAAAATATGATAGAATATTTTTATTCACCTTCAGATGACCAAGTGATTCTATACAAAACACACCATGCTATTCGCTGGCTAGGAAGTACAGATGCTGTTGAGCGTTTTAATGCCATTTTTATTCCTCTAGGAGAGGGAACTTTAGAAAAACTAAAGGTTCGTTCTATTTCTCCAAATGGAAAAGTGGTCATTTCAAACCAAGACGAACTCAAGGAAATAAAAGATGAAGAATCTGGAAGAGGTTATAAAATGTTTGCTATTGAAGGGATTGAAAAAGGGAGCGAAATCGAATATTTTTATACGACAAAAGAGACTGTTTTTGGTGGAAATCAAGAAGGAAGAGAATTTCTGCAAACAGGAACGCCCACTAAAAATGTGCATTTTGAACTTATTACACCCTCTTTTTTGCAATTTGAAGCTAAGAGTTATAACGGTTTGCCAGATGCCGAGCTAAAAGAAGACACAAACAGCGAAAAAACTATTCAAACCATTAAACTAGATAGTGTTGCGCCACTTCTAGGAGAACCATTTGCTTATGCAGACCCTAACAGAATGCGAGTAGATTACAAACTGGCGTATAATTTGGCAGCTAGTTCGAATCAGCGTTTTTATACGTGGTCGGATGCAGCACGACAGATTTACAGTGTTTTTTGCCAAACTAGAGACAAAAAAGAAGAAAAAGCTCTTAAAAAAATATATAAAGAAATAGGCATAAAAGGTAAAGAATCAGAAGAAGAACGTATCAGAAAAATAGAAAATTATCTGAAAGTCAAAGTGCAAGGGACAGAGTCTCCAACGCCAGCCTTTTCAAACATTGAAGAAATAGAAAAGTCTAAAATTGCAAACGAGCGTGGACTTGTACGCCTCTTTACAACGCTTTTTGAACTGGCAGAAGTAGATTACGAACTTATTCTGACAAGCGATAGAAGTGAAGTCAGATTTGATGGCGATTTTGATTATTGGGGCAATATGCGTGAGTTTTTAATTTATTTTCCGAATACAAAAAAATATCTTTCACCTGCCACTCCTTTATACCGTTACGGAATTGTACCAGATACGTGGACGGCAACCGATGGACTTTTTATTCGTCGAATGAAAGTAGGAGACAATGTTTTTGGAATGGGAACAGTCAGAAAAATACAACCCCTTGAAGGCGATAAAAATTTCAGCAATATCAATTTAAAAATGAAGTTCAATGAAGATATGGACGCTGTGAAAGCTGATTTAAAATATAGTTTTGGAGGACTTTCTGCTGTTGGTATTCAGCCAATTATTCCTTATTTGTCTGGAGAAAAGCGTGATGAAATGTTAGAAAATGTTTTGAGAGGGCTTTCAGAAGATGCAGAATTTGAGAATATTGAGTTAGAAAATGAAAAAATGAACACCGACCTTTTAGAAAATGAGTTTGCTATCAAAACTAACTTTGAATCGAAGTCGTGGATAGAAAAGGCAGGAAATAAATATCTCTTCACTATTGGAAAATGTATCGGTCCTCAATCGGAACTCTACCAAGAAAAGGAGCGAAAACTAGCTGTAGAGAACGGACACAACCGTATTTATGACAGAACATTAGTCTTTGATATTCCAGAAGGCTACACAGTCAAAAACTTAGATGATTTGAAACTCAATGTTGTCTTTGATGACGGTGGAAAGAAAAATTGTGGTTTTGTTTCAGATTACAAACAAGAAGGAAATACTATAACTGTAGATATTTTTGAGTATTACTATGAGATTTATCTTCCTTTAGAAGATTTTGAAGAGTACAGAAAAGTCATCAATGCAGCAGCCGATTTTAATAAAATTGTATTGGTGCTAGAAAAGGAGTAA
- a CDS encoding CBS domain-containing protein: MTDTFNSTTSVMVAADLINEMIPPLKGNDSVRKALNWMDAFRITQLPVVEDNVYKGIITEDMLYEINNPEATIDSVEPFYEDVFVSEEQHFYDVMRLATDHNLRIIAVLDLSNFFVGVITVRDTLAAFARTFASQSAGAIIVLSMNYRDYSLSHISRLIEENNTKILSSYVDTDPYDHNLIKLTLKLDKTELNAILATLERFEYRVIAKFQENPDADIQKERLDMFFRYFDI; encoded by the coding sequence ATGACTGATACTTTTAATTCTACTACTTCTGTGATGGTCGCTGCCGACCTCATCAATGAAATGATACCTCCTTTAAAGGGTAACGATAGTGTAAGGAAAGCACTAAACTGGATGGATGCTTTTCGTATTACACAACTTCCTGTCGTTGAGGATAATGTGTATAAAGGCATTATCACAGAAGATATGCTCTATGAGATAAATAATCCAGAAGCAACTATCGACTCTGTTGAGCCATTTTATGAAGATGTTTTTGTAAGCGAAGAACAACATTTCTATGATGTGATGCGTCTTGCAACAGACCACAACTTGCGTATTATTGCAGTTTTGGATTTGAGTAATTTCTTTGTAGGAGTAATAACAGTAAGAGATACGTTGGCAGCCTTTGCTCGTACGTTTGCCAGCCAAAGTGCAGGGGCAATTATTGTCTTGTCAATGAATTATAGAGATTATTCTCTTTCTCATATTAGCCGTCTGATAGAAGAAAATAATACCAAAATTTTGAGTAGTTATGTAGATACAGACCCTTATGACCACAATCTTATCAAACTCACTTTAAAATTAGATAAAACAGAACTCAATGCTATTTTAGCAACCTTAGAGCGTTTTGAATATCGTGTGATTGCTAAGTTTCAAGAAAATCCAGATGCAGATATTCAGAAAGAACGCCTAGATATGTTCTTTAGATATTTTGATATATAA